A region from the Pseudomonas promysalinigenes genome encodes:
- a CDS encoding tryptophan synthase subunit beta, translating into MFYVQRNADGQLQRVEAAPYAEYTEILEADHTDILEWFADDVVENSLRQLKQSDLDMIRVLEDLIEVLTTKGVISITDLPPGAQAKLLNRSTARMALGSLNNLIQEDEDSGLI; encoded by the coding sequence ATGTTCTACGTGCAACGCAACGCCGACGGCCAGTTGCAGCGGGTAGAAGCTGCCCCCTATGCCGAGTACACGGAAATCCTCGAGGCCGACCATACCGATATCCTCGAATGGTTCGCCGATGATGTGGTCGAGAACAGCCTGCGTCAGCTGAAACAGAGCGACCTGGACATGATTCGCGTGCTGGAGGATTTGATCGAGGTACTGACCACCAAGGGTGTGATCAGCATCACCGACCTGCCACCTGGTGCCCAGGCCAAGCTGCTCAACCGCTCCACAGCGCGCATGGCGCTGGGCAGCTTGAACAACCTGATCCAAGAGGATGAGGACAGCGGGCTGATCTGA